A section of the Primulina eburnea isolate SZY01 chromosome 1, ASM2296580v1, whole genome shotgun sequence genome encodes:
- the LOC140841182 gene encoding fructose-bisphosphate aldolase 3, chloroplastic-like: MACSAAVKFNASSSSWIAGQHSINQRSGSAARFNRRVSVIRAGSYTDELIKTAKSIASPGRGILAIDESNATCGKRLASIGLDNTETNRQAYRQLLLTTPGLGDYISGAILFEETLYQSTTDGKKFVDCLRDENIVPGIKVDKGLVPLPGSNNESWCQGLDGLASRSAEYYKQGARFAKWRTVVSIPCGPSALAVKEAAWGLARYAAISQDNGLVPIVEPEILLDGDHPIERTLEVAEKVWAEVFYYLAENSVAFEGILLKPSMVTPGADHKEKASAETIAKYTLTMLKRRVPPTVPGIMFLSGGQSEVEATLNLNAMNQSPNPWHVSFSYARALQNSVLKTWQGHPENIEAAQKSLLVRAKANSLAQLGKYSAEDESEEAKKGMFVKGYTY; this comes from the exons ATGGCTTGCTCGGCTGCTGTGAAATTCAACGCCTCCTCCTCGTCGTGGATCGCCGGTCAACATTCAATCAATCAACGGTCAGGATCGGCGGCTCGTTTCAATCGCCGTGTCTCCGTCATCCGAGCCGGATCGTATACCGATGAACTCATCAAAACCGCT AAATCAATTGCTTCTCCAGGTCGGGGGATACTTGCAATTGATGAATCAAATGCTACTTGCGGAAAGCGCTTGGCTTCCATTGGACTTGACAACACAGAAACCAACCGACAGGCATATAGGCAACTTCTGCTGACTACTcctggccttggtgattatatTTCTGGCGCTATTCTCTTTGAGGAGACACTTTACCAGTCCACGACAGATGGGAAAAAATTTGTGGATTGTTTGCGTGATGAGAATATTGTACCTGGTATCAAAGTTGACAAG GGTTTGGTTCCTCTACCAGGATCAAACAATGAATCTTGGTGCCAGGGTTTAGACGGATTGGCATCCCGCTCTGCTGAATACTATAAGCAAGGGGCTCGTTTTGCGAAATG GAGAACTGTTGTGAGCATCCCATGTGGTCCCTCTGCTTTGGCTGTTAAAGAAGCAGCTTGGGGTCTAGCTCGCTATGCTGCCATTTCTCAG GATAATGGTCTTGTGCCGATTGTGGAACCTGAGATTCTTCTTGATGGAGACCACCCAATTGAGAGGACTCTTGAAGTGGCAGAGAAAGTCTGGGCTGAGGTCTTCTACTACTTGGCAGAGAATAGTGTTGCCTTTGAAGGGATTTTACTTAAACCTAGCATGGTAACTCCCGGTGCTGACCACAAAGAGAAGGCTTCTGCAGAAACCATCGCCAAGTATACTCTCACTATGCTCAAAAGAAGAGTGCCTCCTACTGTTCCAGGAATCATG TTCTTGTCAGGAGGACAATCTGAAGTAGAAGCGACATTGAACCTCAACGCGATGAACCAAAGTCCCAACCCATGGCATGTTTCCTTCTCCTATGCTCGAGCATTGCAGAACAGTGTCCTAAAGACATGGCAAGGACACCCAGAGAATATAGAGGCTGCACAGAAATCACTTCTGGTGCGTGCAAAGGCAAACTCATTGGCCCAGCTGGGGAAATACTCAGCCGAGGATGAGAGTGAGGAGGCTAAGAAGGGAATGTTCGTCAAAGGTTACACGTACTAA